From the genome of Maniola jurtina chromosome 10, ilManJurt1.1, whole genome shotgun sequence, one region includes:
- the LOC123868765 gene encoding carbonic anhydrase 2-like, giving the protein MWVIAVIYFAAISGITNGEDWSYDFEKNWPGECTKGTQQSPINIMSRSAVVDKFDSHIRGPLVFRGYGSVNASAGNDGHTLKWTIDEDAPPPLVSGGPLRGNYSFVQFHLHWLSEHAIDGMKFPMEIHMVHVKTGMSVDEAVNHPDGLAVIGILAEVHSTTEENEFALGELEPVLPYLLERNSGAVPASVIDLTRMFSSNMQSFYTYHGSLTTPNCQEVVTWIVMDRPIRITDTQFKLFSKVDVGGINNYRSLQPVNRVIHRSRESSGTVAIPGAISLFAALLNLSTSITGVMSKGMCTLVNMKKRFFGRDVKECSVVKALNNS; this is encoded by the exons atgtgGGTGATTGCAGTGATTTACTTTGCCGCCATATCTG GTATTACCAATGGAGAGGACTGGTCTTATGACT TCGAAAAAAACTGGCCGGGAGAGTGCACGAAGGGTACCCAGCAGTCACCCATCAACATAATGTCCCGCAGTGCCGTCGTGGACAAGTTCGACTCGCACATCAGGGGCCCCCTGGTGTTCCGGGGGTACGGCAGCGTCAACGCCTCGGCGGGCAACGACGGACATACCT TGAAATGGACGATAGACGAAGACGCTCCTCCCCCGCTGGTGTCCGGAGGGCCGCTGCGAGGGAACTACAGCTTCGTGCAGTTCCATCTGCACTGGCTCTCTGAACACGCTATTGACGGAATGAA GTTTCCCATGGAAATCCACATGGTGCACGTGAAGACCGGGATGTCGGTGGACGAGGCTGTGAATCATCCGGATGGGCTGGCCGTTATCGGGATCCTTGCTGAG GTACACAGCACTACAGAAGAGAATGAGTTTGCACTGGGAGAGTTGGAACCAGTCCTGCCATACCTGCTGGAAAGGAATTCAGGGGCTGTTCCTGCTTCCGTCATTGATCTCAC GCGGATGTTCAGTTCAAATATGCAATCGTTTTACACGTACCACGGCTCGCTCACCACTCCCAACTGTCAGGAGGTTGTCACCTGGATCGTCATGGACAGGCCCATCAGAATTACTGACACACAG TTCAAACTCTTCAGTAAAGTCGACGTCGGTGGCATTAACAACTACAGGAGCCTGCAGCCAGTCAACCGGGTCATCCACAGGAGTAGAGAGTCCAGCGGCACCGTCGCTATACCCGGCGCTATCAGTCTCTTCGCAGCACTCCTCAACCTTTCCACGTCCATCACTGGGGTCATGAGCAAAGGCATGTGCACTCTAGTCAATATGAAGAAGAGATTCTTCGGACGCGACGTTAAGGAGTGCTCGGTTGTTAAAGCTTTGAACAACAGCTAA
- the LOC123868734 gene encoding FAST kinase domain-containing protein 4 translates to MLKFSGLIIWRLGSRNTVRKYSAPGVTMFKADKTESPTNIPDKNTQTPTSAGKETSSLVAAAFASLNAPEGEIKQKPSTKSIKQNRTQQLDSQILGATDVNSLLVVAENPVVSRRHALKMVSVLSEWSSNNRVKLSEFEKDARFLKLCRILGRTPASQAMTSLTMAEDLSTVLGITGDDEAARLIANLSLPQMIKVMKALQQKGRRSTPLLRALSYNITKQSEPIDLKKSADLLFSMASLNFPDPVLLDRICSDVIENLPSNADKPAVVSSILVSLGLLKYRHEAALTALADWTQARRAVCRPADIAAAVVTLATVDYLPVQSDALIETALSLKEEEMAKASSWLDLVFSLLILEKAEKHHLTSTLKPEFIDKLLSAGEIPIPSRRKLMTIDAYVGLKFPSTSPRLAEDISVGVPIVYTKEKALYVQSIMDTFKSLVSAETFLRRECQSGMGFIYDAEFAVDSKCHPVPLEKAASRKDVHRIAVLGLDYHDLTRKVQLPLGVNTLYSRLLGLKGFKVLEIPYTEFNPKDKLVTRVQYIEKRLKELVSQSNTSRTS, encoded by the exons ATGTTGAAGTTTAGTGGGTTGATAATTTGGAGGTTAGGTTCACGAAATACTGTAAGGAAATACTCGGCTCCTGGTGTAACGATGTTTAAAGCTGACAAAACAGAATCTCCTACAAATATACCTGATAAAAATACACAAACACCTACGTCGGCCGGTAAAGAAACTTCAA GTTTAGTTGCAGCAGCCTTTGCATCTCTCAATGCCCCTGAAGGTGAAATCAAACAGAAGCCAAGCACAAAGTCAATAAAGCAGAACCGCACCCAACAGCTTGACAGCCAAATCTTGGGTGCCACTGATGTCAACAGTCTGTTAGTTGTTGCTGAGAACCCTGTTGTGTCTAGGAGACATGCCCTGAAG ATGGTGTCAGTGCTATCAGAATGGTCCAGCAACAACCGCGTGAAGCTATCCGAATTTGAGAAGGACGCTCGCTTCCTCAAGCTGTGCCGCATTCTGGGCCGTACGCCCGCTTCCCAGGCCATGACGTCACTAACCATGGCCGAAGACCTGAGTACGGTGCTGGGGATCACAGGGGATGATGAAGCGGCGAGGCTCATTGCTAATCTATCCTTGCCACAGATGATCAAG GTAATGAAGGCTTTGCAACAGAAAGGCCGCCGCAGCACGCCCCTGCTCCGCGCGCTGTCGTACAACATAACGAAGCAGTCAGAGCCTATCGACCTTAAGAAGTCGGCTGACCTCTTGTTCTCGATGGCCTCTCTCAACTTTCCCGACCCCGTGCTGCTAGATAGGATATGCAG CGATGTAATTGAGAACCTACCTTCAAACGCGGACAAGCCCGCAGTAGTGAGCTCTATACTAGTGTCGCTAGGGCTACTCAAGTACCGGCACGAGGCggcgctcactgcgctcgcggaCTGGACGCAGGCGCGGCGAGCCGTGTGTCGGCCGGCGGACATCGCCGCCGCTGTAGTCACTCTCGCCACTGTGGACTATCTGCCCGTGCAGTCGGACGCGCTGATAGAG ACAGCCCTATCACTAAAAGAAGAGGAAATGGCCAAAGCTTCGTCCTGGCTGGATCTAGTGTTTTCTCTGTTAATACTGGAGAAGGCAGAAAAACACCACCTCACTTCCACACTGAAGCCGGAATTCATTGACAAACTGCTCTCTGCTGGCG AAATACCAATCCCGTCCCGACGTAAACTGATGACAATAGACGCGTACGTAGGGCTCAAATTCCCTTCCACGTCGCCGCGGCTCGCCGAAGACATATCAGTGGGAGTGCCAATCGTGTATACAAAGGAAAAAGCGCTCTATGTACAGAGCATTATGGATACATTCAAGAGCTTAGTCTCTGCTGAAACGTTTCTGAGGCGAGAGTGTCAGTCTGGCATGGGATTTATTTATG ATGCTGAATTTGCTGTCGATTCAAAATGTCATCCGGTGCCTTTAGAAAAAGCAGCTAGCAGAAAaga TGTGCACAGGATAGCAGTATTAGGCCTGGACTACCACGACCTCACCAGGAAGGTGCAGCTTCCGCTAGGAGTCAACACATTGTACAGCAGGCTATTGGGACTCAAG GGCTTCAAAGTATTAGAGATTCCCTACACGGAGTTCAATCCTAAGGACAAACTAGTGACTAGAGTGCAGTACATCGAGAAACGGCTAAAggagttagtcagtcagtcaaatacATCGCGTACGAGTTAG